In the Thermodesulfovibrio yellowstonii DSM 11347 genome, one interval contains:
- a CDS encoding efflux RND transporter permease subunit translates to MLSKFFLERPVFAWVIAIAIMGAGCLAIYNLPIAQYPSLAPPSIYIQATYPGASAETVENSVTQIIEEKMTGLDRLLYMSAVSDSSGSCRIELTFEPGTDPDLAWAKVQNKLQLAMPSLPEAVQKTGISVGKATRNYLLIVSLISEDGRLDAYDLRDYLKSNVEKVLARIEGVGEVETFGFPYAMRIWIEPHKLVSYGLTISDVISAIKAYNVEVSGGQLGGAPAKEGQRLNAPIIVQSMLKEPDEFASIPVRINPDGSSVKIKDVARVELGTDYYDIEAFYNGKPAAALAVRPLPGANALDVADKVKNKINELSRNFPAGVKVVYPYDTTPFTKVAINEVVKTLIEAIVLVFLIMWLFLGSLRATLIPTITVPVVLLGTFAVLGLAGYSINMLTMFAMVLAIGLLVDDAIVVVENVERIMREEKLPVRQAVIKSMEQITSALIGIGVVLSAVFAPMAFFTGSTGIIYRQFAITIISAMLLSVFVALTLAPVLCVTFLRPHSEKQRERKNIFYYFNLIYEKFYGFFFKSRFVYTKVVENSFRKVPVYICVYIIIVVALGIILMKLPTSYLPEEDQGMMLAQVILPSGSTLEQTEEILSEVKDYFLQKEKDAVDSIITLAGMSFSGRAQSAGMAFIKLKDWHLRDSSTLRVKAIQARAMMHFSQNKKAMIFVFPPPSIIELGNATGFDLQLMDMGGLGHQKLMEARNQFLYLANQDRRLKNVRPNGMDDIPEYKVDIDWQKAGALGVPINSINNTISAAFGSSYVNDFIKGGRVKRVYVQADTPYRMLPEDMNRLYVRNNDGKMVPFSSFASGKWIYGSPRLERYNGFPSMNIWGEPATGTSSGEAMKAVEEIVSKLPKGVGYAWTGSSYQERLATGQAPILYGFSVFVIFLCLAALYESWTIPITNLILLPLGIFGSAVATWLMGLYNDVYFQIGFLVTMGLSSKNAILIIQFARDRIKQGEEFQRATVEAATIRYRPVIMTSLALFFGILPLAIARGAGSGAMNAIGVAIEGGVLAGTFVSIVFVPLFFVLILKLFKVRTVK, encoded by the coding sequence ATGCTATCTAAATTCTTCCTTGAAAGACCAGTCTTTGCATGGGTTATTGCCATTGCTATTATGGGTGCTGGTTGCCTTGCCATTTACAATCTTCCTATTGCCCAGTATCCATCCTTAGCTCCTCCGTCTATTTATATCCAGGCAACCTATCCTGGTGCTTCTGCTGAAACAGTTGAAAACAGTGTCACGCAGATTATTGAAGAGAAAATGACAGGACTTGACAGACTCCTCTATATGTCTGCTGTGAGTGACTCTTCAGGTTCTTGTCGAATAGAGCTTACCTTTGAACCAGGCACAGACCCAGACCTTGCATGGGCAAAAGTTCAGAACAAGCTTCAGCTTGCTATGCCAAGCCTGCCAGAGGCTGTTCAGAAAACAGGAATAAGTGTAGGTAAGGCAACAAGAAACTATCTTTTGATTGTCTCACTCATTTCAGAGGATGGAAGGCTTGATGCCTATGACCTGAGAGACTATCTTAAATCCAATGTAGAAAAAGTTCTTGCAAGAATAGAGGGTGTTGGAGAGGTTGAAACTTTTGGATTTCCCTATGCAATGCGAATATGGATAGAGCCTCACAAACTTGTGAGCTATGGGCTTACAATAAGCGATGTAATTTCAGCAATAAAAGCTTACAATGTGGAGGTTTCAGGCGGACAGCTCGGAGGTGCGCCAGCAAAGGAAGGGCAGAGACTTAATGCTCCTATAATCGTTCAGAGCATGCTTAAAGAGCCCGATGAGTTTGCATCAATTCCTGTAAGAATTAATCCAGATGGTTCATCAGTAAAGATAAAGGACGTTGCAAGAGTTGAGCTCGGCACAGACTATTACGATATAGAGGCTTTTTACAATGGTAAACCCGCTGCTGCCTTAGCTGTAAGACCACTTCCAGGAGCAAATGCCCTTGATGTGGCTGATAAAGTAAAGAACAAGATAAATGAATTAAGCAGAAATTTTCCAGCGGGTGTAAAGGTTGTCTATCCCTATGATACAACGCCTTTCACAAAGGTTGCTATAAATGAAGTTGTAAAGACACTCATAGAAGCGATAGTTCTTGTTTTTCTCATAATGTGGCTTTTCTTGGGAAGCCTGAGAGCCACCCTCATACCTACAATTACTGTTCCTGTTGTGCTTCTTGGCACTTTTGCCGTCCTTGGATTAGCGGGCTATTCAATAAATATGCTTACCATGTTTGCCATGGTGCTGGCAATTGGGCTTCTTGTTGATGACGCTATAGTTGTAGTGGAAAATGTGGAGAGAATAATGCGTGAGGAGAAGCTTCCTGTAAGGCAGGCTGTCATAAAATCAATGGAACAGATTACCAGTGCCTTGATAGGAATAGGTGTGGTTCTTTCTGCTGTTTTTGCACCAATGGCATTTTTTACAGGTTCAACAGGCATAATTTACAGACAGTTTGCCATAACCATTATCTCTGCTATGTTGCTTTCTGTTTTTGTTGCTCTTACCCTTGCACCAGTGCTTTGTGTTACCTTTCTTAGACCTCACAGTGAAAAGCAGAGGGAAAGAAAAAATATTTTCTACTACTTTAACTTGATTTATGAAAAATTTTATGGCTTCTTCTTCAAATCCCGATTTGTTTATACAAAGGTAGTTGAAAACTCCTTCAGAAAAGTGCCTGTCTATATCTGTGTTTACATTATCATTGTTGTGGCGTTAGGGATTATTCTAATGAAGCTTCCTACTTCCTATTTGCCTGAGGAAGACCAAGGGATGATGCTTGCACAGGTCATTCTGCCTTCTGGTTCAACTCTTGAGCAAACAGAAGAGATTTTGTCTGAAGTGAAGGATTATTTTCTACAAAAAGAAAAAGATGCAGTAGATTCAATAATTACACTCGCTGGTATGAGTTTTTCAGGCAGGGCACAGTCTGCAGGGATGGCATTTATAAAGCTTAAAGACTGGCATTTAAGAGATAGTTCAACTCTGAGGGTTAAGGCTATTCAGGCAAGGGCAATGATGCATTTTTCACAGAATAAGAAAGCTATGATATTTGTTTTCCCTCCTCCTTCAATTATAGAGCTTGGTAATGCAACAGGTTTTGACCTTCAACTTATGGATATGGGAGGGCTTGGACATCAGAAACTGATGGAAGCACGAAATCAGTTCTTGTATCTTGCCAATCAGGACAGAAGACTTAAAAATGTAAGACCCAATGGTATGGATGATATCCCCGAGTATAAGGTTGATATAGACTGGCAGAAGGCTGGAGCACTTGGCGTGCCTATTAATTCAATCAATAACACCATATCCGCAGCCTTTGGAAGCAGCTATGTTAACGACTTTATAAAAGGTGGGAGAGTTAAAAGAGTTTATGTGCAGGCAGATACTCCTTACAGGATGCTACCAGAAGATATGAACCGCCTTTATGTGCGTAATAACGATGGGAAAATGGTTCCCTTTTCCTCCTTTGCCTCGGGCAAATGGATCTATGGTTCACCGAGACTTGAAAGATACAACGGCTTTCCCTCTATGAATATATGGGGTGAGCCTGCTACAGGGACAAGTTCAGGAGAGGCAATGAAAGCAGTGGAAGAGATCGTCTCAAAACTTCCAAAGGGAGTAGGTTATGCATGGACAGGTTCATCCTATCAGGAAAGACTTGCCACAGGACAGGCACCAATTCTCTATGGTTTCTCAGTTTTTGTCATTTTCCTATGCCTTGCAGCCCTTTATGAGTCATGGACAATTCCTATTACAAACTTAATACTGCTTCCTCTTGGTATATTTGGTTCTGCAGTAGCAACATGGCTTATGGGACTTTATAACGACGTTTATTTTCAGATAGGATTTCTTGTAACAATGGGGCTTTCGTCAAAAAATGCAATTCTTATTATTCAGTTTGCAAGAGATAGAATCAAGCAGGGAGAGGAATTTCAGAGAGCAACAGTTGAGGCAGCAACAATAAGATATAGACCGGTAATAATGACCTCCCTTGCACTTTTCTTTGGAATTCTTCCACTTGCCATAGCAAGAGGCGCAGGTTCAGGAGCGATGAATGCAATCGGAGTTGCCATTGAAGGTGGAGTTCTTGCAGGAACCTTCGTAAGCATAGTGTTTGTTCCCCTTTTCTTCGTGCTTATTTTGAAGCTCTTCAAAGTAAGGACAGTGAAATGA
- a CDS encoding DUF169 domain-containing protein, with translation MESKIAKALKMELNPVAIIWSDKRPENALQFKEGKWGCVMWLFANAVKGKIVVFDRNTYGCWGGGVGLGFGNTYLDMVGGIECFYYFLSSGNKEWEIGKNVAEQIKPHVTKEFYEEFLEGERYLKTPEHVKKFVEQLPIIEIPTKYVIFKPLKEVNLDEEEPIVIVFPVNPPQLSALVVLASYGRESFENVIVPWGAGCQTMGIYAYREAKSDFQRAVIGLTDLSARTHVKKQLGDNLLTFTVPFKMFLEMEENVEGSFFERNVWQYLIKEI, from the coding sequence ATGGAAAGCAAAATAGCAAAGGCTTTAAAAATGGAATTAAATCCTGTGGCAATCATATGGTCAGATAAAAGACCAGAAAATGCCTTGCAATTTAAAGAAGGTAAATGGGGATGCGTTATGTGGTTGTTTGCAAATGCTGTAAAAGGTAAAATAGTTGTTTTTGATAGAAACACGTACGGTTGCTGGGGTGGAGGCGTTGGTCTTGGTTTTGGTAATACATATTTAGATATGGTTGGAGGAATAGAATGTTTTTATTATTTCCTTTCATCAGGTAACAAAGAATGGGAGATTGGGAAAAATGTAGCTGAACAAATTAAACCCCATGTAACTAAAGAATTCTATGAGGAGTTTCTTGAAGGAGAGAGATATTTAAAAACTCCTGAACATGTTAAAAAATTTGTTGAACAGTTACCTATCATTGAGATTCCTACAAAATATGTTATTTTTAAACCTTTAAAGGAAGTAAATTTAGACGAAGAGGAGCCAATAGTTATAGTATTTCCTGTAAATCCTCCTCAGCTTTCTGCCCTCGTTGTTCTTGCAAGTTATGGAAGAGAAAGTTTTGAGAATGTAATAGTTCCATGGGGTGCAGGCTGTCAAACAATGGGAATATACGCATATAGAGAGGCAAAATCAGATTTCCAGAGAGCGGTTATTGGTCTTACAGACCTTTCAGCAAGAACACATGTAAAAAAACAGCTTGGAGATAATCTCCTTACTTTTACTGTTCCTTTTAAAATGTTTCTTGAGATGGAAGAAAATGTTGAGGGAAGTTTTTTTGAAAGAAATGTATGGCAATATCTTATAAAAGAAATCTAA
- a CDS encoding TetR/AcrR family transcriptional regulator — protein MEVVNISRRSGYQSKKRIIDAAIKVFSQYGYSGATMRMIAKEAEISVGGVYLYFRNKEELFLFLMREKIKDLELKLSSILNRVRSSKEALKEYVKSVIAHATENRELILIHTRELGFTFGMEIKKEFFEKQKKLLKGVIEKGVQLDEFKEYNSEEAAKLIMHIIRGYVLSVVEDPENLIDPDECVKIIFNGLLKVKGDSSPSLCSRSE, from the coding sequence TTGGAGGTAGTTAACATAAGCAGGCGTTCAGGATATCAATCAAAGAAAAGAATAATTGATGCAGCCATAAAAGTATTCTCCCAGTATGGCTACAGTGGTGCTACTATGAGAATGATTGCAAAGGAAGCAGAAATAAGTGTTGGAGGAGTTTACCTTTATTTTAGGAATAAGGAAGAACTTTTCCTGTTTTTAATGAGAGAAAAAATAAAAGATTTAGAATTAAAGCTCTCTTCTATTTTGAACAGAGTAAGAAGTTCTAAAGAAGCACTTAAAGAGTATGTCAAAAGTGTTATTGCGCATGCAACAGAAAATAGAGAATTAATACTTATACATACCAGAGAACTGGGTTTTACCTTCGGAATGGAAATTAAAAAGGAGTTTTTTGAGAAACAAAAAAAATTACTAAAAGGTGTAATTGAGAAAGGTGTTCAGTTAGATGAGTTTAAAGAATATAACTCAGAGGAGGCTGCAAAGCTGATAATGCATATCATAAGAGGATATGTATTGTCAGTGGTTGAAGATCCTGAAAATCTCATTGACCCCGATGAATGCGTAAAGATTATTTTCAATGGGTTGCTGAAAGTAAAAGGGGATTCTTCGCCCTCGCTTTGCTCGCGCTCAGAATGA
- a CDS encoding IS110 family transposase, with product MVYNYRGGVKVKERKSELSLVMQDRSECCSLSLRFLNLNGNIRSGTCITYHDDRLKEVLRKNQYTNKEGFIMSTYKVFIGIDVSKKYLNAAILNGDTTVTFKSLYCPEEFEKELNRHLKEIEKSELLIVMEHTGVYHLRLAHYLYESGYNVGVINPYSMRKFFEAKGKRAKTDKVDSIVIAEYGRQFFDGKLYRPKTEAQKQIETRLRLLDDFQRQINMVKNQREALSHVPMEGIKKVLRYYDGIIKALSSSMKKVEKEIQKLCREKFKKQRELLESIPGISDRAISVVVSMLRGFEGFSRAKEVGSFVGICPSPYESGDTVRGRGSIMKRGNSYVRKVFYMCTLSAIRVNVYCKGLYERLLKKGKSKKLALVAVGHKLLRQCFGVLRSGKEFNPSLVKST from the coding sequence ATGGTTTACAATTATAGAGGAGGAGTAAAAGTGAAGGAGAGGAAGAGCGAGTTGTCATTGGTCATGCAAGACCGTTCGGAATGTTGCTCCCTCTCCTTGCGCTTCCTGAACCTGAACGGGAACATCAGGTCTGGAACCTGTATTACTTACCACGATGATAGGTTAAAGGAAGTCCTCCGAAAAAATCAATATACTAATAAGGAGGGGTTTATAATGAGCACTTACAAAGTTTTCATAGGTATTGATGTATCAAAGAAGTATCTTAATGCAGCGATACTCAATGGAGACACTACAGTAACGTTTAAGAGCTTATATTGTCCAGAGGAATTTGAGAAGGAATTGAATAGGCATTTGAAAGAGATAGAAAAATCGGAGTTACTAATTGTTATGGAGCATACAGGGGTCTATCATCTAAGATTGGCTCATTATCTGTATGAGAGCGGATATAATGTAGGAGTGATTAATCCTTATTCAATGAGGAAATTTTTTGAGGCAAAGGGCAAGAGAGCAAAGACAGACAAAGTAGACTCCATAGTGATAGCTGAGTATGGGAGGCAATTTTTTGATGGGAAGCTATATAGACCTAAGACAGAGGCTCAGAAGCAAATAGAAACCCGGTTGAGGTTACTTGATGATTTTCAGAGGCAGATAAACATGGTTAAGAACCAGAGGGAAGCATTGAGCCATGTTCCTATGGAAGGCATCAAGAAAGTGCTAAGGTATTATGATGGGATAATAAAGGCACTGAGCAGTAGCATGAAAAAGGTAGAGAAAGAAATACAGAAGCTTTGCAGGGAAAAATTTAAGAAGCAGAGGGAATTACTTGAGAGCATACCTGGGATAAGTGACAGAGCGATAAGTGTAGTAGTATCAATGCTTAGGGGATTTGAGGGGTTTAGCAGAGCGAAGGAAGTAGGGAGTTTTGTAGGGATATGTCCCTCGCCGTATGAGAGTGGAGATACAGTGAGGGGGAGGGGAAGCATAATGAAGAGGGGCAACAGTTATGTGAGGAAGGTTTTTTATATGTGTACACTGTCAGCGATAAGGGTGAATGTATATTGCAAGGGATTATATGAGAGATTATTGAAAAAAGGGAAGTCAAAGAAGTTGGCATTGGTGGCAGTGGGGCATAAGTTGCTCAGGCAGTGTTTTGGAGTATTGAGAAGTGGGAAAGAATTCAATCCCAGTTTGGTAAAAAGCACTTGA
- a CDS encoding universal stress protein — protein sequence MKFQKILLPTDFSDESLYALSYAVDFAKMFNAKLYLLHVIYDIEKASNLHIPHPSITELYKDLESHAKRNLDSFGIDIREDFKNVETAVLRGIPYEEIIKFAKENSIDLIIIGTLPRSGVERFFVGSTTQRVIRNAPCPVLVVTKK from the coding sequence ATGAAATTTCAGAAGATTCTTTTACCAACAGATTTTTCAGATGAGTCTTTGTACGCTCTTTCTTATGCTGTAGATTTTGCGAAAATGTTTAATGCAAAATTATATCTTCTTCATGTTATCTATGATATTGAAAAAGCATCAAATCTTCATATTCCTCATCCGTCAATAACCGAACTTTATAAGGACTTAGAATCTCATGCCAAAAGAAATCTTGATTCTTTTGGTATTGATATTCGTGAAGATTTCAAAAATGTTGAAACAGCTGTTTTAAGAGGAATTCCTTATGAGGAAATTATAAAGTTTGCTAAAGAAAATAGTATTGATTTGATTATTATTGGAACACTTCCAAGAAGTGGAGTAGAAAGATTTTTTGTTGGAAGTACAACACAAAGAGTTATAAGAAATGCTCCTTGTCCTGTTCTTGTTGTAACTAAAAAATAG
- a CDS encoding efflux RND transporter periplasmic adaptor subunit: protein MRIKLMLILFPLLFALFLLGCEKKKPMPQIPEVSVIKIDTEEILLTTELPGRTSPYKIAEIRPQVSGIILKRYFTEGSNVKAGEVLYQIDPAQYKAAYDNAKAALSRAEANLQSVKAKYERYQELIKVNAISKQEFDDVKAQYEQTLSEIEALKAQVRNAQINLGYTKITAPISGRIGKSNVTEGALVTAYQAQELTRIQQLDPIYVDIPQSTKELRELEKRLEQGRLKYAGKEQNKVKLILEDGTDYPLEGTLQFKDVTVDPTTGSVTLRAIFPNPKGILLPGMFVRAVIREGINKKAILVPQQVVFRDTKGNPFVYIVDKENKVQIRPIQVDRTIGDRWLVSEGLEVGEQVVIEGVQRIMPGAQVKPVPYTEQKKEQSR, encoded by the coding sequence ATGCGGATAAAGTTAATGTTAATTTTGTTTCCACTTTTGTTTGCCTTATTTCTTTTAGGATGTGAAAAGAAAAAGCCCATGCCTCAGATACCTGAAGTATCGGTTATTAAAATAGACACAGAGGAGATTCTTCTTACCACAGAGCTTCCTGGAAGGACGTCTCCCTATAAGATTGCTGAGATTAGGCCTCAGGTAAGCGGCATAATTCTTAAAAGATACTTTACTGAAGGAAGCAATGTTAAGGCTGGAGAGGTTCTATATCAGATTGACCCTGCTCAATACAAAGCAGCCTATGACAATGCCAAAGCAGCACTCTCACGGGCAGAGGCAAATCTTCAATCAGTCAAGGCAAAATATGAGCGTTATCAGGAACTCATAAAGGTAAATGCCATAAGCAAGCAGGAGTTTGATGATGTTAAAGCTCAGTATGAGCAGACCCTTTCTGAGATTGAGGCATTGAAAGCACAGGTAAGAAACGCTCAGATTAATCTCGGATATACAAAGATAACTGCTCCTATATCAGGAAGAATCGGCAAATCAAATGTTACAGAAGGTGCTCTTGTCACTGCCTATCAGGCACAGGAACTCACGAGGATTCAGCAACTTGACCCAATTTACGTTGACATTCCTCAGTCAACAAAAGAACTAAGAGAGCTTGAGAAAAGGCTTGAGCAAGGAAGGCTTAAATATGCTGGCAAAGAGCAGAATAAAGTTAAGCTCATTCTTGAAGATGGAACAGACTATCCTCTTGAAGGAACATTGCAGTTTAAGGATGTAACTGTTGACCCGACAACAGGCTCGGTTACTCTGAGGGCAATATTTCCAAATCCAAAGGGTATTTTGCTTCCTGGAATGTTTGTAAGGGCAGTTATACGGGAAGGTATTAACAAAAAAGCTATTCTTGTCCCTCAGCAAGTTGTTTTTCGTGATACAAAGGGTAATCCCTTTGTGTATATAGTTGACAAAGAAAACAAGGTTCAGATAAGGCCAATTCAGGTTGACCGTACTATAGGTGACAGATGGCTTGTCTCAGAGGGACTTGAGGTGGGTGAGCAGGTTGTTATTGAGGGAGTTCAAAGAATAATGCCTGGTGCACAAGTTAAACCTGTGCCTTATACCGAACAAAAGAAGGAGCAGAGCAGATAA
- a CDS encoding biotin--[acetyl-CoA-carboxylase] ligase, with amino-acid sequence MEFTGEELKKLLSSKIQEIGKEIVVYDEVESTNSKANELLKQGYPSGTVVVADRQIKGKGRLGRKWISPSGKNLYMSIGIKPTIPPKYATLLTLTSVVACTTALRRYADVPVLIKWPNDMLVDDKKVGGILTEMKIEGEKIKSAVVGIGINVNMTEEDMPEEIKEIASSLKICKGEDFSRSLLAVEIIKEFDKWYQLLEKRQRKTIIDRWMQLSGTIGRQVKIVLSDRELIATAEAIDEEGRLIVKLTDGTYEKICAGDVTLLRAK; translated from the coding sequence ATGGAATTTACAGGAGAAGAGTTAAAAAAGTTATTGTCTTCAAAAATTCAGGAAATTGGTAAAGAAATTGTAGTTTATGATGAGGTTGAATCAACTAACAGCAAGGCAAATGAACTTTTAAAACAGGGATATCCCTCAGGAACAGTTGTTGTAGCAGATAGACAAATAAAAGGCAAAGGCAGATTGGGCAGAAAATGGATTTCGCCTTCAGGGAAAAATCTTTACATGAGCATTGGTATAAAACCGACTATTCCTCCAAAATATGCTACATTACTTACTTTAACCAGTGTTGTAGCATGCACAACAGCTTTGAGAAGATATGCAGATGTGCCTGTATTGATTAAATGGCCTAATGATATGCTTGTGGATGATAAAAAAGTTGGTGGAATTCTTACAGAAATGAAGATTGAAGGAGAAAAAATAAAGTCTGCTGTAGTAGGCATTGGTATTAATGTAAATATGACAGAAGAAGATATGCCAGAAGAGATTAAAGAAATAGCCTCTTCTCTTAAGATATGTAAAGGAGAAGATTTTTCAAGAAGTCTTCTTGCTGTGGAAATAATCAAAGAATTTGATAAGTGGTATCAATTACTTGAAAAGAGGCAGAGAAAAACAATTATTGACCGATGGATGCAGTTGAGTGGCACCATAGGAAGGCAAGTTAAAATTGTTTTATCTGACAGAGAGCTTATTGCTACAGCTGAAGCTATAGATGAGGAAGGTAGGCTAATTGTAAAGCTAACTGACGGAACATATGAAAAAATCTGCGCAGGGGATGTTACTTTACTCCGAGCAAAATAA
- a CDS encoding type III pantothenate kinase: MLVAVKIGNSTINLAFFKDPYQSDFRIVSFDTQEVSSWTDNQKLLNCPFLSDNYNFDCIICSVVPEITEKFLDFFTNISHRTIVIDYKTPSGLKLNLNKPESFGVDRLVASVAAYELFKENIAVVDAGTATTITVVTSEKEIVGGAIMPGIGTMNYALNEKTSSLPLIDLNKDVEVLGKDTHSAILSGIVLGTIYAVEGIISEIEKKINRDLIILLTGGYSKLLSKYMHKKHLLNKYLVIEGMRLIYLKNIKN; encoded by the coding sequence ATGCTTGTTGCTGTTAAAATAGGAAATTCCACTATTAATCTTGCTTTTTTCAAAGATCCCTATCAATCTGATTTTAGAATTGTTTCATTTGATACACAGGAAGTATCAAGCTGGACTGATAATCAGAAACTCCTTAATTGTCCATTTCTCAGTGATAATTATAATTTTGACTGTATAATATGTTCTGTTGTACCTGAAATTACAGAGAAATTTCTGGATTTTTTTACAAATATCTCTCATAGAACAATTGTTATAGATTACAAAACTCCTTCAGGATTAAAGCTTAATCTTAATAAACCAGAAAGTTTTGGAGTTGACAGACTTGTTGCTTCTGTGGCTGCCTATGAATTATTCAAAGAAAATATCGCGGTTGTAGATGCTGGAACAGCTACTACAATCACAGTCGTTACCAGTGAAAAAGAGATTGTTGGTGGAGCAATAATGCCAGGAATAGGCACAATGAATTATGCTCTTAATGAAAAAACATCAAGTTTGCCACTGATTGATTTAAATAAGGATGTTGAAGTACTTGGCAAAGATACTCATTCAGCAATTCTAAGTGGAATAGTTTTAGGAACAATTTATGCAGTTGAAGGAATAATAAGCGAAATTGAGAAAAAAATAAACCGTGACCTTATAATTCTTTTAACGGGTGGATATTCTAAGTTATTATCAAAATACATGCATAAAAAACATTTATTGAATAAATATCTTGTAATTGAGGGTATGAGATTGATATACTTAAAAAACATTAAAAATTAG
- a CDS encoding MBL fold metallo-hydrolase yields the protein MLENIKWFGHDSFKITGEKVIYTDPFQIKKPDKADIILVTHEHYDHFSPDDIKKLLAPHTVIALPKDCSGKIKAKEVIVKPGDKINIEGVEIEVVPSYNLNKKFHPKEKGWVGYIFKVMGKRIYIAGDTDYIPEMKSFKDIDIALLPVSGTYVMTAEEAVQAALDINPKIAIPMHYGSIVGSEKDAQYFAEKLKGKIDVIILQPER from the coding sequence ATGTTAGAAAATATTAAATGGTTTGGGCATGACAGCTTTAAAATTACAGGAGAAAAAGTTATCTATACGGATCCCTTTCAAATTAAAAAGCCTGATAAGGCTGATATTATTCTTGTTACTCATGAGCATTATGACCATTTCAGTCCTGATGATATAAAAAAACTTTTAGCTCCTCACACAGTTATTGCTCTTCCAAAGGATTGTTCAGGCAAGATTAAGGCAAAAGAAGTTATTGTTAAACCAGGAGATAAAATTAATATAGAAGGTGTGGAGATAGAGGTTGTTCCATCTTATAATTTGAACAAAAAGTTTCATCCAAAGGAGAAAGGTTGGGTTGGATATATTTTCAAAGTAATGGGGAAAAGAATTTATATTGCAGGAGACACTGATTATATTCCAGAAATGAAGTCTTTTAAAGATATTGATATTGCTTTGCTTCCAGTTTCAGGAACTTATGTAATGACTGCTGAAGAAGCAGTTCAGGCTGCGTTGGATATTAATCCTAAGATAGCAATTCCAATGCATTATGGAAGCATTGTTGGTTCTGAAAAGGATGCTCAGTATTTTGCTGAAAAACTCAAGGGCAAAATAGATGTTATAATACTTCAACCAGAGAGGTAA